One Candidatus Krumholzibacteriia bacterium DNA segment encodes these proteins:
- a CDS encoding M1 family aminopeptidase translates to MIRASSFLVFLSVVVACVPDGHAATARGWPIRHHDLDVRLDPVSARLEVRDRFELAAAEDREHPLHFVLHRDLEITGARVDGRAVSVQSRDRWRPRDFYRRPDYSELGGFAIVRQHEIAAPDGGWPDDPVTVEIEYAGAVYDSLKPPEVAYARGFETTRGLIDPRGAFLTGETFWIPWTSGERFTFRLRTELDDGWHSMSQGTRVEHRSADGTNVTVWEETHPQELVYLIAGPYTIRERRHGDVDLYTYTYADTDDELAGTYLEGADRYLDLYEEMYGPYPFGKWAMVENWWQTGFGMPSFTLLGDRVIRLPFIVDTSYGHEILHCWWGNGVYVDYETGNWCEGLTAYGADYLYKTWESEAAARDHRRNQLVGYLDFASQPGRDFALSGFRERSDFGTQAIGYGKAMMVFHMTKRLLGAEDFREGLRRFYRTHTFEPSSWTDLEESFEEISGRDLTAWFEQWVRRVGAPSLRVGRPEPRDEGWTVTIEQEGDPYLLEIPVRIETTEGVIDRVISTAERRHELAVPADATAVAVDPDWHLFR, encoded by the coding sequence GTGATCCGGGCATCCTCGTTCCTGGTGTTCTTGTCGGTCGTCGTGGCCTGCGTGCCGGACGGTCACGCCGCGACCGCGCGCGGATGGCCGATCCGCCACCACGATCTCGACGTTCGTCTCGACCCGGTCAGCGCGCGTCTGGAGGTCCGCGATCGCTTCGAACTCGCCGCGGCCGAGGATCGCGAGCATCCGCTGCACTTCGTCCTGCACCGCGATCTCGAGATCACTGGTGCGCGCGTCGACGGACGCGCGGTGAGCGTGCAGTCGCGCGACCGCTGGCGTCCGCGCGACTTCTACCGGCGGCCCGACTACTCCGAACTCGGTGGCTTCGCGATCGTCCGCCAGCACGAAATCGCCGCGCCCGACGGCGGCTGGCCCGACGATCCGGTGACCGTCGAGATCGAGTACGCCGGGGCGGTGTACGACAGCCTGAAGCCCCCCGAGGTGGCCTACGCGCGCGGCTTCGAGACGACGCGCGGCCTGATCGATCCGCGCGGCGCCTTCCTCACCGGCGAGACCTTCTGGATCCCGTGGACGAGCGGCGAGCGCTTCACCTTCCGTCTGCGCACCGAACTCGACGACGGGTGGCACTCCATGAGCCAGGGCACGCGCGTCGAACATCGCAGCGCCGACGGCACGAACGTGACGGTGTGGGAGGAGACCCATCCGCAGGAACTGGTCTACCTGATCGCCGGTCCCTACACGATCCGCGAACGCCGGCACGGTGACGTCGACCTGTACACCTACACCTACGCGGACACCGACGACGAACTCGCGGGGACCTACCTCGAGGGCGCGGATCGGTACCTCGATCTGTACGAGGAGATGTACGGGCCCTATCCCTTCGGCAAGTGGGCCATGGTCGAGAACTGGTGGCAGACCGGCTTCGGGATGCCGTCGTTCACCCTGCTCGGCGACCGCGTGATCCGTCTGCCCTTCATCGTCGACACCAGCTACGGACACGAGATCCTGCACTGCTGGTGGGGCAACGGCGTGTACGTCGACTACGAGACCGGCAACTGGTGCGAGGGTCTGACCGCCTACGGCGCCGACTACCTCTACAAGACCTGGGAGAGCGAGGCCGCCGCGCGCGACCACCGTCGCAACCAGCTGGTGGGATACCTCGATTTCGCCAGCCAGCCCGGGCGCGACTTCGCCCTGAGCGGGTTCCGCGAGCGCAGTGACTTCGGAACGCAGGCGATCGGCTACGGCAAGGCCATGATGGTCTTCCACATGACCAAGCGCCTGCTCGGGGCGGAGGACTTCCGCGAGGGTCTGCGGCGCTTCTACCGCACGCACACCTTCGAGCCCTCGTCGTGGACCGATCTCGAGGAGAGCTTCGAGGAGATCAGCGGCCGCGACCTGACGGCGTGGTTCGAGCAGTGGGTGCGGCGCGTGGGGGCACCCTCGCTGCGCGTCGGCCGGCCCGAACCGCGCGACGAGGGATGGACGGTGACGATCGAGCAGGAGGGTGATCCCTATCTGCTCGAGATCCCCGTGCGGATCGAGACGACCGAAGGTGTGATCGACCGCGTGATCTCCACCGCGGAGCGGCGCCACGAGCTGGCGGTGCCCGCCGACGCCACCGCGGTCGCCGTCGATCCCGACTGGCACCTGTTCCGCG